In Mus caroli chromosome 9, CAROLI_EIJ_v1.1, whole genome shotgun sequence, a single window of DNA contains:
- the LOC110301864 gene encoding uncharacterized protein LOC110301864, with the protein MQLNPLSQETWRHGQHRAYSNVTERLSCLTLQEPSVSHLCQILSPGPRRSFLLDDSLSNSIQRESLAVPTGLEDSASSDQQQQQQQQQQQQQQQHRAVPEDLEEEEIAPTDVKYRLQLLEQAPLRSMSSSVHSQCHKPGLLPFSKTQREWFKPWTMTNPEAELSHSGHTQGRRATPRGQLRHVEYDSQDQDTQVLVWSHALFPGLDRSSQGVIQSAQHVSRQKGMVSGWWSMTHAHHETSQTKHGTAFVGTKRTAKFNDATTARMPSLPPLKLLEKKRKSRCPPNTAGVFQGRLQSEVTSKQIFQDWRTQSQGRFGSNEKLPESSEDQVNTKVAYMPLFSERVKFVSPRTVASNLRQTHSQLSKKSQAGQLQNLASQKEHLEKRTA; encoded by the exons ATGCAGCTCAACCCTCTGTCTCAGGAAACGTG GAGACATGGACAACACCGTGCCTACTCCAATGTCACTGAAAGGTTGTCTTGCTTGACTCTCCAGGAGCCCAGTGTCAGCCATCTCTGCC AGATTCTCTCTCCTGGACCCAGAAGATCCTTCTTGCTTGATGACTCTTTGTCCAATTCCATCCAGCGAGAGTCCCTGGCTGTTCCCACTGGGCTTGAGGACAGTGCCTCCAGTGATCAG cagcagcagcagcagcagcagcagcagcagcagcagcagcagcacagagctgTCCCTGAGGATCTGGAAGAGGAGGAAATCGCCCCAACAGACGTGAAATACCGCCTGCAGCTGCTTGAGCAGGCCCCATTACGGAGCATGAGTTCCAGTGTACACAGCCAGTGCCACAAGCCTGGGTTGCTGCCATTCAGCAAAACCCAGAGAGAGTGGTTCAAGCCCTGGACCATGACAAACCCTGAGGCTGAGCTCTCCCATTCAG GTCACACCCAGGGCAGAAGAGCAACACCAAGAGGACAGCTGAGACATGTGGAGTATGACAGCCAGGACCAGGACACCCAAGTCCTAGTGTGGAGTCATGCCCTCTTCCCCGGTCTAGACAGGAGCAGTCAGGGAGTCAT CCAATCCGCCCAGCACGTGTCGAGGCAGAAGGGAATGGTATCTGGTTGGTGGTCTATGACCCACGCACATCATGAGACAAGCCAGACAAAGCATGGGACAGCCTTTGTGGGGACAAAGAGAACTGCCAAGTTTAATGATGCTACAACAGCCAGG ATGCCCTCTCTGCCACCTCTCAAGCTCctggagaaaaaaaggaagagtagGTGTCCCCCCAACACAGCTGGGGTCTTCCAAGGCAGATTACAATCCGAAGTGACCAGCAAGCAGATCTTCCAAGACTGGAGAACTCAGTCCCAAGGGCGCTTTGGAAGCAACGAAAAGCTCCCG GAGTCATCTGAGGATCAAGTCAACACGAAGGTAGCATACATGCCCTTGTTTTCTGAAAGAGTGAAGTTTGTAAGCCCCAGAACAGTTGCATCAAACCTGAGACAAACACATTCTCAACTGAGTAAGAAAAGCCAAGCAG GTCAGCTCCAGAATTTGGCCTCACAAAAGGAACATCTGGAGAAAAGGACTGCCTGA